The sequence GGGTGGAACTGCACGGCCTCGATCGGATGCTCGCGGTGGCGGACCCCCATCACGAGCGTCTCGCCGTCGTGTTCCGCCGTCGCCGTCACGTCGAAGCAGTCGGGCACCTCGGTCGCGATCAGCGAGTGATACCGGCCGGCGCGAAGGCCCTGTTCGAGGCCCGCAAAGACACCCTTGCCGTCGTGGTCGACGGCGGAGGCCTTGCCGTGGATCGGCGCCGGCGCCCGGCCGACGGTCCCGCCGTACTCGTAGACGGCCGCCTCGAGCCCGAGACAGACGCCCAGCGTCGGCACCTCGGGACTCACTTCCCGGAGCACGTCCATCGTGACGCCGACGTCGCGGTCGTTCTTCGGGTGGCCAGGTCCCGGGCTGACGATGATCGCGTCGGGGTCGACGGCGCGAACGTCCGCAAGCGAGGCGGTGTTCTTCACGACCGCGGTTTCGGTGCCCTCGTGCTGGCTGACGTACTCGACTAAGTTGTACGTAAAGGAGTCGTAGTTGTCGACGAACAGCACCGTCAGCGGCTCCGCCTCGCCGCCCGCGTCCGATTCCTCGGTTTCGGCCGCGTCGTCCATCGTACTCATCGGCTCACCTCCGGCGAGGACTCGAGTTCGTCGCCTGCCTCGTCGCCCTCGATCGCCTCGAGGGCAGCGAGGACGCCGCCCATCTTCTTCTCGGTCTCCTCGTACTCGGCGGTCGGATCGCTGTCGGCGACCAGCCCGGCGCCGGCGCGGACGGTGATCCGATCCCGATTTCCTTCGTCCTCTACGGTGGCGGTCCGGATCACGATCGCGAAGTCTGCGTCGCCACACCACGAGTAGTAGCCGACGCCGCCGCCGTACAGGCCTCGCGGCTCGGCCTCGAGGTCGTCGATGATCTCCATCGCCCGGATCTTCGGCGCGCCCGAGAGGGTGCCGGCGGGGAACGAGGCCCGCGTCGCGTCGAAGGCATCGGGAGACGAAGTCTCCCGGCTTGCCGAACGTGGTTCGGCAACGTCCGCGTCGCTCGCGAGGTCGCCCGTCACCGTCGACTCGATGTGCTGGACGTGGCTGTACTTGAGCACGTTCATGAACTCGTCGACGCGGACCGAGCCCGCTTCCGAGACGCGGCGCACGTCGTTTCGCGCCAGATCGACCAGCATCGTGTGCTCGGCCCGCTCCTTCTCGTCGGCCAGCATCTCGCCGGCCAGCCGGCGGTCCTCGACGGGACTCGAGCCCCGATCGCAGGTGCCGGCGATCGGGTTGGACATGACCTCGCGCCCGCGTACGGAGACCAGCGTCTCGGGGCTCGCGCCGACGACGGTCAGGTCGTCGTGCTCGAGCAGGTACATGTACGGCGACGGGTTGACGTCGCGCATCGCCTCGTAGAAGCCGAGGGGATCGACGTCGCCGTACAGTTCGCGGGTCCGAGAGACGACGCCCTGGTAGATGTCGCCGTCGAGGACGTGTTCCTTGGCCCGGCGGACGCTCTCTTCGTACTCGGCTTTCGGCCCGACGACCTCGTCCTCCCGGACGAACCCGCCGGTCTCCGGCGCCGACGCGGCCCGCAGCGTTTCCGCGACGGCCTCGGCCTCCTCGAGGACGGCGTCGTAGACCGCGTCGGGGTCGTCGTCGGCCTCGATGATCGGCGTACAGTCCAGCGAGACCGACCCGTCACGCTCGTCAAACGCGAGCGTCTTCGTCGTCAGGACGAACTGCGCGTCCGGGAACCGCGACTCGGGTCGCTCGCGGCCGACCTCCTCGAGCCAGAGGTCGTAGACGGCGTCGTAGGCGAGGAAGCCGACCAGCCCGCCGGTCAGGTGCTGGCGGTCGTGTTCGGGCGGGTTCGCGAAGCGGACATCCGGCATCGCCGCCCGGAGCGAGTCGACGGTGTCGCCCTCGGGGTCGGTCTCGATCAGATCCCGAGGCGCGTCGTCCGTGAGTCGCTCGACCGTCGTCTCTTCGGGATCGACCGTGACGACGGCATCGGGGTCGTAGCCGACGTAGGAGTAGCGCGCGTGGCGGTCCGCGTCCGCCGAACTCGGCCGGAAGGCGCCGTCCGGGTCGCTCGAGGCGGTCTTTTCGGCGCTCTCGAGCAGGAAGGCGTACGGCGACCGCTCCCGGTCGCTCGAGTCCGAGCGGCCGGTGAGGGCAGCGTAGGCCTCGAGGGGCGTCGTCTCCACGTCGAGGGTCGCGACGGCGCGGACGACGACCGGTCGGTCCTCGTCCTCGCCCGCGTGCTCGCGGAACGTCTCCCGGTCGACGTCGAGCGTCGGCGAAACGTCGGGTTCGGTGTCGGAGTCACTCATGGGTGGATCACGGCTCCGCCGTTCGTCGGGCGCTCTTGGCTCGGTCGACGAACGATCGCACGGCCGTCGGGTCCTTGACGCCGCCTTCGGCCTCGACGCCGCTGGCGACGTCGACCGCGAACGGCTCGACCGTCCGGACGGCGTCCGCGACGTTGTCGGGCGTGAGTCCCCCCGCGAGGATCAGCGGCGATTCGAGGTCCGCGGTCGCCATCCGCGTCTGGTCCCAGTCGTGGGTCTCGCCGGTGCCGCCGCCGCCGTCCGCGGCCGGCGTGTCGACGAGGAGCCCGTCGACCAGGTCGTCGTAGGTCTCGGCCCGGACCGCGTCGTCGGCGTCGACGGCGAGCAGGAGTTTGCTGTCGATCTGCGCGCGGAGGTAGGCGAGGTCCCCCACCTGAATGGTGCCGTGGAACTGGATCGCGTCGGGTTCGACCGTCTCGACCAACTCGATCGTTCGCTCCAGACTCGAGGGCATCGTCACGAGGACGGTCGTCACGAACGGCGGCGCGGCGTCGACGAGTTCGCGGGCGCGCTCGACCGCAACCTCCCGCGGGGTGTCGACGGAGACGTCGCAGATGATCCCGAGGGCGTCGGCGCCGGCCGCGACGGCCGTCTCGAGGTCGTCCTCGTTGGTCAGCCCGCAGATCTTCACCCGCGTCATCGTCCACCGGGTTCGGCCACTTCGCCCCGGAGGTGGTCGAGTTTCGTCGCGGCGTCGCCGGACTCGATCGCCTCGCGAGCGGCGTCGGCACCGGCCTCGAGCGAGTCGGCTTCGCCGGCGACGTAGATCGCCGCGCCGGCGTTCGCGAGGATGACGTCCCGTTTCGCACCCGTGACGTCACCCGCGACGATGCCGCGCATGTCGGCGGCGTTCTCCGCGGGCGAACCGCCCGAGATGGCTTCGATGTCGTGTTCCTCGAGGCCGAGGTCAGCGGGCTCGAGAGTGTACTCCTCGACGTCCGAACCGGTCACTTCTGCGGCGACGGTCTCGCCGTGGATTGCGATCTCGTCGGTACCCGCGCCGTGGACGACTAAGGCGCGCTCGACGTCCATCCGCGAGAGAGCGTCCGCGAGGACGGGGACGAGATCGGGGTCGTAGACGCCGATGACCTGTGCGTTCGCGCCGGCAGGGTTCGTCAGCGGGCCGAGAGCGTTGAAAATCGTCCGCATGCCGAGTTCCTTGCGCGGACCGATGACGGCCTTCATCGCGGGGTGGAAGACGGGCGCGAGCATGAAGCCGATGCCGTCGCGCTCGATCGCTTCCTCGACTGCGGGGGGTTCAGCCTCGACGTCGACGCCGACCTCCTCCAGGACGTCCGCGCTGCCCGACGACGACGACACGGAGTAGTTGCCGTGTTTAGCGACCGGAACGCCGGCCCCGGCGGCGACGATCGCGCTGGTCGTCGAGACGTTGATCGTATCGTAGTCGTCCCCGCCGGTGCCGCAGGTGTCGACCAGCGGCTCGCGGTCCGGCGTGATCGTCCTGGCTGCGTTGCGCATTCCTTCGGCGAAGCCGGCGATTTCGGCTTCCGTCTCCCCTTTCGCTCGCAGCGCCGCCAGCAGCGCGCCGATCTGTGCCTCCGTCGCGCCCTCGAAGACGGCCGTCGAGGCCGCTCGAGCGTCTTCCTGTGTAAGATCCTCGCCCTCGGTCACCCGTTCGACGTACTCCTGCATAGTGATCACCAATGTACGTAGTTGTCTTGTAATGACCAAATGAGTACATCGACTTAAGCGTGTCGGAGGTCATCGTGCGGTGGTGTCGCGTACGGCGTCCGATTCGAAACCTTCAATTATGGTGGCCAGCAAGGATTGAGTGCAGGCGAGGTGGCGACGGACGCCACGCAAGCGAAACCAGGCGGGTTGGTGGTCTAGTCTGGTTATGACACCTCCTTGACATGGAGGAGGCCGGCAGTTCAAATCTGCCCCAACCCATTTCTGACGGAACAACAGCCGACGAGCGGAGCGTGACGATACCGTCACGCGACGCGAGTCGTTTGTTCCGTAGAAATTGTTACGGGAGATTTGAACTAGACGAGTCACGCGCAGCGAACGCGAGTGAGCGAGCACGTCTCGGCGTAGTTCAAATCTGCCCCAACCCATTTTCCTTCCGCTGATATCCTAACTAGCAGACGCGGCCGGGTTCTTATCAGAAGTCGCTTTTCGTGGGTGAGTCACGTCGGGTGGCCTACCGTTGTTGATGTGGGATTGTCGTCCCGTCTCGTGGTTCAGATACCCCGTATCGGCTTCAAGGACACAAACTATTCCTGCCTCCGTTAGCGCGTAGAGGTGTTCACCGATCTCTCTCGCGCCGAGGGATCGGTTCATGTATGTTCACTCTTCGAACGAGGGTGCGCCCTGTGGGTGGCCGACAATGTCTGCGATGATATCTGCACGCGGTTTCACGTTGGTGACCACGTCGATATCGGGCCGGTCAGTCGTCATGGATAGAAAGTCAGTGTAGATAAGCAAGATAGTACCGCTCGTACACTAGCTCGCTAGCGCATCAGGGGCGCTACCGCTTATTCCAATATAGTTCGGAATCAGGCGCTTTCAGACTGGTTCTTCCTGCTACCTTCGCTACGACCATGCCAGACATCAGCGAGTGCTCCGGAACACTGTAGAGTGTTGGAACTACGTGTTAGGCCTCCGGCAACATCGTCGGGTTAAGAGGCTTCGCCTCAGCACGGTAGTCCTCATAGAGTGATCTCGCCCACGAGACAACGGCTGGATCATCAGTTACCACCAACCCTTCAACTCCATTCTGGTCGTCCTCGCTCAACCAGAACCCGACTGTTCTATCGATTATATGAAAACTTATCGGAACGTCCCCATCGTATACAAGAACATCTCCTCTCTCCGCACGTGTCTGCCAGATTGGAATCTGTTTCGGCTCTGCGCCAAGGGTGTCGAACCAACTGGCTTCAATCACGGATTCAGTATCCAGTTGTCCCTGTACTGACTGATCGTGGATTAATTCCACAAACCGGCTGACGGCGAGTCGGGCAAGCGAACGCTTCTTGTTCGCAGCACGGATCCACTCCGCTAAGTAATCGAACGGCTTAACGGGATTCGTCTCGGTCGGCGTTATGATGTCGGCATCGCGGAGATAGCGGGGATCGAGTTCACGAGCAGGCGGCGGAAGGAATCGGATCATCTCTCCGAGATGCCGGATCCCTTTGACGGTCTGTAGGAAGTCGTGGAACTCGTTGGTCATGGTTTCTCCCATGTCCGTGAGTTCGTATTGACTGCCCTCTGAGTCGATCCACCCCCGTGATTCCCCCTTGGTGAGGATGCGAGAAACGGTTGACCGCGAGGCACCAGTCTGCTCTGCGAGGGCGCGACCTGTCGTCGGCCCATCGGTGAGTACTTCGAAGACCTGTACACTATACGGCGAATTTGCGAAGATTTGAATCTCTTCCAGCGCCCCTCCCGTGTCAGATGTTGGCATAAGCCACCACCCCTCTATTTCGATTACTATCTCCACGGACTTGCTAATAGCTTGTGCAGGGGGTGGAAACCGTTGCAAGGTTTCGAAAACTTCTCAACGAATAGGGCTATGAATAATACACTGGTATATGTTGCCGAAGGGCAAGGGATGAGAATGAACGATCGAGTACGAGGAATACCGAACCGAAGGACAGCCGAGACAAGTAATCAGGAATACGCCGATAAGATCGTTATCAAATAGATTGTAAGGGTTACAAACATGAGCCGACGCACGGTGTTACGAACCAGTGGATGGCGTATGAGGCTGTAACAATGACCAACGAGCCGAATCCAGATCATGTCTTGCGCCGAACGCTGTTGAAAGCGGGAGCAGTCATAATGGGCGCAGTCGAGATGCTCCCGCCTGCAACAGCTAGTGGCAGTGGGGATGAGACGCAGACTGACGAAACGACCACAAGCGAACCTGCACAATCCCAGAAGGGGTATGTAATTACTGTTGAGAGGATAACCGACAGGGAGCGGTTTATGAACGAGTACCTCCCTGTTGCTGGAGAGAGAATTGAAGCGCATGGCGGAGAGGCGCTCGTTCTCTCATTTGATCCGACCGTGCTTGACGGTGAATGGGTTCATGATATGACGTCCGTCTTGGAATTCCCGTCCGTTCAAGCAGCGAAGGAGTGGTATGCCGATGACGCCTTACAAGAAGTCCGGCAGATTCGCCACGAGACTACCGCCTACTCCAATAAGATCGTCACCTCTCAGTACTCCCCTGAAGGTCGTGCGTAAGGAATATCATCTTCTTTCCTCCCGGTAAATCGGAAGCATTCTCTCCATGTGATGTGGTAGAGAATTCCCAGAAGGGGTGTGACTTCACTGAACACCACCATATCTCCTCTCCGATACATTTGCCTGTCCAGTACGATGTTCCTGCCCTACACTGCACAGGACTTTCGTGATCCGTTTCAAAAAGGAACCACATGCCGATTATTCTCAAATGATTAGCTGTCCATTCCAAACTCCTCACGTCTCAATTGGCGCTTTTCTGCCTCTGTACGCTTCGTAGTGCTCTTCCATCGTCCGGACTGACATATCTACCCGATCTGCGACTAACTCTCTCCGGTGGCCTTCATCCAGTAAGTACGTCACGCTGGATCGACGG comes from Haloterrigena salifodinae and encodes:
- the trpG gene encoding anthranilate synthase component II, translated to MSTMDDAAETEESDAGGEAEPLTVLFVDNYDSFTYNLVEYVSQHEGTETAVVKNTASLADVRAVDPDAIIVSPGPGHPKNDRDVGVTMDVLREVSPEVPTLGVCLGLEAAVYEYGGTVGRAPAPIHGKASAVDHDGKGVFAGLEQGLRAGRYHSLIATEVPDCFDVTATAEHDGETLVMGVRHREHPIEAVQFHPESVLTAVGHDVIENFLESIDG
- the trpE gene encoding anthranilate synthase component I, which produces MSDSDTEPDVSPTLDVDRETFREHAGEDEDRPVVVRAVATLDVETTPLEAYAALTGRSDSSDRERSPYAFLLESAEKTASSDPDGAFRPSSADADRHARYSYVGYDPDAVVTVDPEETTVERLTDDAPRDLIETDPEGDTVDSLRAAMPDVRFANPPEHDRQHLTGGLVGFLAYDAVYDLWLEEVGRERPESRFPDAQFVLTTKTLAFDERDGSVSLDCTPIIEADDDPDAVYDAVLEEAEAVAETLRAASAPETGGFVREDEVVGPKAEYEESVRRAKEHVLDGDIYQGVVSRTRELYGDVDPLGFYEAMRDVNPSPYMYLLEHDDLTVVGASPETLVSVRGREVMSNPIAGTCDRGSSPVEDRRLAGEMLADEKERAEHTMLVDLARNDVRRVSEAGSVRVDEFMNVLKYSHVQHIESTVTGDLASDADVAEPRSASRETSSPDAFDATRASFPAGTLSGAPKIRAMEIIDDLEAEPRGLYGGGVGYYSWCGDADFAIVIRTATVEDEGNRDRITVRAGAGLVADSDPTAEYEETEKKMGGVLAALEAIEGDEAGDELESSPEVSR
- a CDS encoding phosphoribosylanthranilate isomerase; its protein translation is MTRVKICGLTNEDDLETAVAAGADALGIICDVSVDTPREVAVERARELVDAAPPFVTTVLVTMPSSLERTIELVETVEPDAIQFHGTIQVGDLAYLRAQIDSKLLLAVDADDAVRAETYDDLVDGLLVDTPAADGGGGTGETHDWDQTRMATADLESPLILAGGLTPDNVADAVRTVEPFAVDVASGVEAEGGVKDPTAVRSFVDRAKSARRTAEP
- the trpD gene encoding anthranilate phosphoribosyltransferase, with the protein product MQEYVERVTEGEDLTQEDARAASTAVFEGATEAQIGALLAALRAKGETEAEIAGFAEGMRNAARTITPDREPLVDTCGTGGDDYDTINVSTTSAIVAAGAGVPVAKHGNYSVSSSSGSADVLEEVGVDVEAEPPAVEEAIERDGIGFMLAPVFHPAMKAVIGPRKELGMRTIFNALGPLTNPAGANAQVIGVYDPDLVPVLADALSRMDVERALVVHGAGTDEIAIHGETVAAEVTGSDVEEYTLEPADLGLEEHDIEAISGGSPAENAADMRGIVAGDVTGAKRDVILANAGAAIYVAGEADSLEAGADAAREAIESGDAATKLDHLRGEVAEPGGR
- a CDS encoding helix-turn-helix transcriptional regulator, with translation MEIVIEIEGWWLMPTSDTGGALEEIQIFANSPYSVQVFEVLTDGPTTGRALAEQTGASRSTVSRILTKGESRGWIDSEGSQYELTDMGETMTNEFHDFLQTVKGIRHLGEMIRFLPPPARELDPRYLRDADIITPTETNPVKPFDYLAEWIRAANKKRSLARLAVSRFVELIHDQSVQGQLDTESVIEASWFDTLGAEPKQIPIWQTRAERGDVLVYDGDVPISFHIIDRTVGFWLSEDDQNGVEGLVVTDDPAVVSWARSLYEDYRAEAKPLNPTMLPEA
- a CDS encoding DUF1330 domain-containing protein → MTNEPNPDHVLRRTLLKAGAVIMGAVEMLPPATASGSGDETQTDETTTSEPAQSQKGYVITVERITDRERFMNEYLPVAGERIEAHGGEALVLSFDPTVLDGEWVHDMTSVLEFPSVQAAKEWYADDALQEVRQIRHETTAYSNKIVTSQYSPEGRA